A window of Salmo trutta chromosome 5, fSalTru1.1, whole genome shotgun sequence contains these coding sequences:
- the LOC115193775 gene encoding CMRF35-like molecule 1: MAPHLLLVLHMLFFLTGLSDTQSVSTVSHVSVKQGGSITIPCLYNQRHSNNVKYWCRGYYWLGCSTVVRTDHPKTSGNSTISDDINQHIFTVTMTSLSPSDSDYYWCIVERKNKADDGVRLQLSVTPAQDISAGKSGESAVSSQPSVNNIQTLERTFFYLLKVGNALLFLLCNIIGVVKFRKNRHQDDTKDV, translated from the exons ATGGCTCCACATCTCCTCCTTGTCCTGCACATGCTTTTCTTCCTCACTGGACTTTCAG atacacagAGTGTGTCCACAGTGAGTCATGTGTCTGTAAAGCAAGGAGGCTCCATCACCATCCCATGTCTCTATAATCAGAGACATAGTAACAATGTGAAATACTGGTGTAGGGGATATTATTGGTTAGGTTGCTCTACTGTTGTACGCACTGATCATCCTAAAACCAGTGGAAATTCCACAATCTCTGATGACATCAACCAGCACATCTTCACTGTGACCATGACAAGTCTTAGTCCTAGTGATTCTGATTATTACTGGTGTATTGTGGAGAGGAAGAACAAGGCAGATGATGGGGTTAGACTGCAGTTATCTGTTACTCCAG CCCAAGACATCTCTGCTGGTAAATCCGGAGAATCTGCAGTCTCTTCTCAGCCGTCAGTCAACAACATCCAGAC ATTGGAACGTACATTCTTCTACCTGCTGAAAGTTGGTAATGCACTGCTCTTCCTCCTGTGCAACATCATTGGAGTGGTGAAGTTTAGGAAAAACCGGCATCAAGATGATACCAAGGATGTATAG
- the LOC115193464 gene encoding polymeric immunoglobulin receptor-like, producing the protein MSPHLLLVLDIIFFLTGLSDTQSVSTVSHVSVKQGGSITIPCLYNQRYSNNVKYWCRGYYWLGCSTVVRTDHPKTSGKTTISDNINQRVFTVTMTSLSSSDSDYYWCIVERKNKADDGVRLQISVTPGTPELYVDQQELTGVVLCYSSKLGGSGRWCRMGGSCVAVGHSVDLDGTFVKLAQEQRETTKGYVLIVTMSGLMMENTGWYWCEKGDLQMPVHVTVNQATTTQSTTTITTTQAPTTHQTSLTSAESHTSPIVTPSVSNRKNGVTDGNTGEKNQSLLEVLFIPLSLLVVLIAVTLITWKMLRKHKDKKAKDQPPNTSVVMSRSSYSPSSEDMSKSLDDQYPSDLEHDITYSTVSHIRGTTQQVKPNPF; encoded by the exons ATGTCTCCACATCTCCTCCTTGTCCTGGACATCATTTTCTTCCTCACTGGACTCTCAG atacacagAGTGTGTCCACAGTGAGTCATGTGTCTGTAAAGCAAGGAGGCTCCATCACCATCCCATGTCTCTATAATCAGAGATATAGTAACAATGTGAAATACTGGTGTAGGGGATATTATTGGTTAGGTTGCTCTACTGTTGTACGCACTGATCATCCTAAAACCAGTGGAAAGACCACAATCTCTGACAACATCAACCAGCGAGTCTTCACTGTGACCATGACAAGTCTTAGTTCTAGTGATTCTGATTATTACTGGTGTATTGTGGAGAGGAAGAACAAGGCAGATGATGGGGTTAGACTGCAGATATCTGTTACTCCAG GTACTCCAGAACTCTATGTGGACCAACAAGAGCTGACTGGAGTTGTGCTCTGTTACTCTAGTAAACTTGGAGGCAGCGGGAGGTGGTGCAGGATGGGAGGCTCTTGTGTGGCTGTGGGACATTCTGTGGATTTAGATGGAACATTTGTGAAGTTAGCGCAGGAGCAGAGAGAAACCACCAAGGGTTATGTCTTAATAGTGACTATGAGTGGATTGATGATGGAGAACACTGGCTGGTACTGGTGTGAAAAGGGAGACCTACAGATGCCTGTTCATGTCACTGTCAATCAAGCAACCACAACACAGagcaccaccaccatcacaa CAACACAAGCTCCAACCACTCACCAAACGTCACTAACCAGTGCTGAGTCTCACACTTCTCCCATAGTTACCCCTTCTGTTTCAAACCGCAAAAATGGCGTAACTGATGGGAACACAGGTGAGAAGAACCAGAG TTTACTGGAAGTCCTGTTCATTCCTTTGAGCCTGTTGGTGGTGTTGATAGCTGTTACCTTGATCACATGGAAGATGTTGAGAAAACATA AGGACAAGAAGGCAAAGGACCAACCCCCAAACACCTCAGTAGTAATGTCAcgatcctcgtattctccctcatcggaagatatgtcgaaatcacttgatgaccaatac CCTTCTGACCTTGAGCATGACATTACCTACAGCACTGTGAGTCACATCAGAGGAACAACACAACAGGTTAAACCAAACCCCTTTTGA